Below is a genomic region from Demequina sp. NBRC 110054.
CCTGCCGGTGATCGTGTGGATCCACGGCGGCGGCTATCAGGGAGGAACGGGCACGGAAGGGCCCGGCGACGGATCGCGGTTCGCCGCCGCCCACCGCGCCGTCGTCGTCTCGGTCAACTACCGGCTCGGCGCGCTGGGCTTCCTCGCCCTGGCGGACGAGGGCCCCACCGGGGCGTACGGCCTCCACGACCAGGTCGCTGCGCTCGCGTGGGTGCGCGACAACATCGCCGGCTTCGGCGGCGATCCCGACCGCATCACGGTGGCGGGCCACTCGGCGGGCGCGAAGTCGGTCGCCACCCTGCTGGCCTCGCCCCTGACCTCGGGGATGATCGCCGGCGCGATCTCCCTTTCCGGGGACGCCGGCTTCGTCGCGACGCCCGCGCAGGACGCCCGCCTTCGCACCAGGTTCCTCGGTGTGCTCGGGCTCCCGGACGATGCGACCGCCGCGCGGTTGCGCACGGTTCCGGTCGAGGACCTGCTGGCGGCGCAGGCCGCCCTCGCGCGAGGTCCCCGGACCTCGTGGATCTGGAGGCCGTCGGTCGACGGGGTCGCGCTCGACCGCACCCCGCTCGACGCGATCGCGGCGGGCGCCGCCGCGGGCGTGCCGCTGCTCGCCCAGCACACCCTGCTCGAGTGCCTCCTGTACGACATGATCGCGCCCGGATCGTCCGAGTCCGCGGACAGGGTGCTCGCCGACGCCTTCGGCACGGAGCGCGCTGCGCGCCTGCTGGACTCGTACGCGACCGCGCGGCCCGAGCTCGCCTCCGACCCGCATCGTCTGCGGCTCGAGGTCTTCTCCGACGAGCGCTACGTCATCCCGTCGAGCAGGCTCGCCGATGCGCAGAGCCGCCACGCGGTGGTGCATCGGTCGCGCTACGACGGGCCGATCCCCGGCTTCCCAGCCCCGAATGCGCCGAAGGGACCCCTGCCGGCCACGCACGGCTCCGACATCATGCCCGCGTGGTTCGGGACCGGCCCCGCGGGGCGCGAGCTGTTCGACGCCGTCGGTGCGTTCGTCGCCATCGGCAGGCCGGTCGCGGAGGGTCTCCCCGAGTGGCTGCCGTACGACGCCTCGGAGCGCTCGACCATGGTCCTCAGCGCAGACGGCGGCGCGATGAGGCCCGACCCCCACGGCGAGCAGAGGGCGGCGTGGGACGGGCTCGAGTGGGCGCCCGGGACGTGGTGGGAGGTCGAGGGGCTGTAGCGGCGTGCCGCGCCCCCGGATTGCTTGCACGGCACCGGGGCGCGCGCTACCTTCAGGCATGGTCGCGGACCGGACCGCGGCTCGAGGGGAGACCTGATGGCAGACGACGACGCGACGTCGGCGGAGCCAGGGTCTGACCCGCCGCCAGCGCCGTTCGTCGCGCCGGGTCCGCAGCCGGCCGTCCCCGACGCGCTGCCGACCGGCTGGAGCCCCGAGCCCGTGACCCAGGTGGATCCGGCCCTGCCCGCGGCCAGGCCCCTCCCCGGGGCCGCCCCGGCGCCGGCCGCCGCATCGTCCCCGTTCTCTGCCACGTACTCGGCCCCCGCTGCGTACCAGGCGCCCGCATCGTCCCCCGGCCTCGCCTCGTCCCCCTCCGCGGGCCTGCCGGTCGGGGGCGCGACCGCGCCCTGGGAGGCGCAGGCCTGGGCCCCGGTGCCGGAGAAGCAGCGCAGCGCTTTCGGCCTGGTCGGGCTCGTGCTCGGAGTCCTCGCGCTGCTGTCGACGCTGGTCCTCGGCGCCTTCGTGCTTGCGGCCTGGCTTCTCGCGTTCCCCGCGATCATCCTCGCGATCGTCGGCTTCGCGAGGTCCAAGGATCGCAACGGCCTGCCGATCGCGGCGCTGCTCTCGGGCATCGCGGCGATCGTCGTCTCGACGGCGATCTTCGCGTTCTCGGTCGTCGACGGCATCGGCGACGTGATCGAGGCCGCAGACGACTGGGTCGGCTCGCCTCGCGGCGCCTTCGACGAGGACGGCAACCGCGGCGTCGGCACGCTCGAGGAGCCCGCCCCCGTGGGCGAGACCTTCTCCTACGACGCGTCCTTCGACGGCGAGGACGCGACCGTGTGGGACGTGACCGTGAACGGCTACGTGGACCTCCCCGAGCAGGATGAGTTCGCCGAGGGCTGGTGCGTCGCCGTGGTGGGGAGCATCGTCCCGACCCACGTGATCGAGGGCGAGGCCACCTCGTGGTGGATCGACACCCCGGACGTCGTCGTGATGATCGACGACGAGGCCCAGTACGGCTACGGCGGTTGCGACGTCTCGGGCGTCGAGGACGCCGGCTACCGGCACCTGTGGGAGGCCGAGGTCCCCGAGGGCGAGACCTACGACTTCTACTACGAGCTGTGGATCCCCGCGGAGACGCAGGGCGACATCCAGGCGATCGTCGTCGGAGACCCGGACTCCGAGGGTGCGGCGTTCATCCAAGCGGTCAAGGTGGAGGAGTGACATGAGCGACCTCGAGAGCGTCCAGGAGCGCGGGGTGCACGTCGCGTGGCGCGTCGCGTCCGCGATCGTCGCGCTCGCGACGCTCGGCGCCACCGCGTGGCTCGTGCTGCGCGCGCTGTCCTATGAGGACACGACCGCGACCGGCGCCGACGCGTACATGAGCGGCGACCTCATCGGTCTGTCCGCTGGGGGGATGCTCGTGCTCGGCGTCGGCGCTGGCATCGCCACGGGGCTGTGGCGCGGGCGGCTGTGGGCCAAGGTGGTGCTCATCGGATCGCTCGTGCTCGCCGGCGCGCTCGCGTACTACCTTTACGGTCGCGCCTGAGTCTCGCGGGGAATCCCCGCCGCCGCGGCCGCGTTGTCGTCACCCGGTGCCGCGACTCGCCGTTCCCTCGCGGGACCGGACGACGCGGGTTACCGTGGAGTTCCGCCGCCCCGGGGTGGGGTGGGCAGGCGATTCGAGGGAGGTGTCCTCATGTGGTGGAGATTCGCTCAGGCAGTGCGTCGTGGAGAGCATCGGCTCTCGATCACGACATGGCTCACCGCCGTCACGGCGGTGCTGTACACGCTGCTTCCCATCGACCTGATCCCCGAGCTCTTCCTGGGGCCGTTCGGATTCATCGACGACCTCGGGCTGTGGGGAGTGTTCCTGATGCTCGCGACGCGCGAGAAGAACGAGTGGGAGCTGCGCTGGAAGGGTGAGGCGCGCGTCGTCGACGCCGAGGGCCCCTTCGTGGATGCCGAGGTCGTCTGACCTGGGTCGTCTCGCGCCGGCCGGGTCGGTCAGGTGCGGTCGTGCCGGCGTGAGCCCGTCCGGTCAGTCCCGCTCGTCGAGGATGTCGTCCGCCTCATCGCTCTCCACGATCTGGAGGGACTGCGTCGTCGTCGCGGCCTCGCGGCCCTGAGGGGTCTCGCTCGCCGAGGCCGCCGAGGCGCCGCCCACCGAGAGTCCTGCAGCGGCGCCGAGCGCCACGGCGCGCATCGTGGTGCGGTGGACGACGGACATGCGACGGGGAACCGGCATGAGGACTCCTTCGTAGGCGCCGCGCGGATCGCGACTCTCACCCCTCCAACGCGTTCTCCGCCCCATCTGTTTCCACGCGAATCGTGAAGTACCGCGAGTGAGGATCCTCCGTGTAGTCCGAGAACGGGCCGGTCGGCGCGAACCCGGCGCGCTCGTAGAGCCGGTGGGCCGCGGAGAAGTACTCATGCGTGCCGGTCTCGAGGCTCACCCGCGCGTATCCGCGCGCCTGCGCGAGCCGGAGCAGCTCGGCCAGGATGGCGCCGGCGACGCCCCTGCCGCGCGCGGGCGACGCGGTGCGCATCGACTTGAGCTCGCCGTGACCGGGGTCGAGCTCGGCGAGAGCGCCCACGCCCAGGAGGGCGCCCGCATCGTCCCTGGCCGCGAGGAAGGCGATGTCCGCGCGCTGGAGGCGCGAGACGTCAAGGGCGTGGACCGACTCGGGCGGCGAGGTGTCGCGCATGTCGTCGAGGTGCTCCTCGAGCAGGGCGACGATGTCCGGCGTGGCCGGGTCCTCGGGGACGATGTGCATGCTGAGCATGCTCCCACTTCCGTGGGCTGTGATCAGTCCTGATATGCAGGCGGAGCGGCGGACGACTCGCCCGAGGGTGACGAGAGCACCATCGAGAAGCCCGGCTCGGCGCCCTCCGCGACCTTGACCGTCACGGTGTGCACGGTGACGTCGAGGTCGGAGGGCGTCGCGGTGGTCCACGAGGCGGTGAAATCGCCCGCGTCGCGGGTCAGGGACGAGTCGACGGGGCAGCCTCCCGTGAGCGTCCAGGAGCCCCCGTCCGGGTAGGCGGGGTCCGCGTCGTCGCAGTCCTCGAGCGCGGTCGCGTAGGAGTCGTAGACATTGCTCTGCACGGGCGCCGTCATCTCGATCGCGACTGACGCCGAACCCGTGGGAGCAGAGTCGACCTCGGTCCATGGGGCGGCGGACCAGCCACCCTCAGTGGTCCAGTACGCCGTCACCGAGGCCTGGTAGTAGTCCCCGTCGGGGTCCTCGTCGGGCATGCGAGCGATCTGGATGCAGGCGTCGAGTGAGCCGTTCCTCGCGGTCTCGACGGCCAGCAGCGGGATCGTCTGCGGGTCCTCGGACCAGGAGGTGCCGGTGCAGCCCCACGCGACGAGATCGGCTCCGTTGACACTCTCGATCGCGGAAGCCTTGTCGTCGTCCGGTGCCGCCTCCGCCTCGGGTGTCTGCGCGACCAGGGTCCGGGCGCCGAACCAGCCGCCCGCCACGAGCGCGACCGCGGCGACCGTCACTACCGTCTTCTTCACGTGCTGCCCCTCTGACGCGCACCCCCTGCGCGCGTGAGGGTGACGCTAGCACCTTGGTGGCACTGAGGGTCGCGACCTCAGTCCGCCTTGCCGCTCGCGAGCCCGTCCTTGATCGCGTCCATGACGCTCGAGTCCGCGAGCGTCGTCACGTCGCCGACGGGTCGGTTCTCGGCCACGTCGCGCAGCAGGCGCCGCATGATCTTGCCCGAGCGCGTCTTCGGCACCTCGGACACCACGAGGATGTCGCGCGGCTTGGCGAGTGGGCCGATCTCCTTGCGCACATGCGTGCGGAGCGCATCGGCCACCGCGGAACCGTCGTCCGGCACCCCCTCCGCATCGCCCCGCACGATGACGAAGGCGACCACCGCCTGGCCAGTGATCTGATCCGTCGCGCCGACGACCGCCGCCTCCGCGACCCAGGGGTGCGCGACGAGCGCATGCTCGATCTCGGTGGTCGTGAGCCGGTGCCCCGACACGTTCATCACGTCGTCCACGCGGCCCAGGAGCCACAGGTCGCCGTCGATGTCGCGCTTCGCGCCGTCCCCCGCGAAGTACATCCCGTCGAAGCGGTTCCAGTACGTGCGCGCGAAGCGGGCCCTGTCGCCCCAGATGCCTCGCAGCATCGACGGCCACGGCTCGCGGATCACGAGGTAGCCGCCCTCGCCGCCGCGCACCGAGCGGCCCTCGTCGTCCACGACGTCCGCCGCGATGCCCGGCATCGCGGTCATCGCCGAGCCGGGCTTGGTCGAGGTCACGCCGGGAAGCGGGGAGATCATGATCGAGCCGGTCTCGGTCTGCCACCACGTGTCCACGATCGGGCAGCGCTCGCCGCCGATCACGCGCCGGTACCACATCCATGCCTCGGGGTTGATGGGCTCGCCCACGCTTCCGAGCAGCCTCAGCGAGCTGAGGTCGAAGCCGTCCGGGATCGACTCGCCCCACTTCATGAAGGTGCGGATCGCCGTGGGCGCCGTGTAGAAGATCGTGACGCCGTACTCCTGGATGATCTCCCACCATCGTCCCTGGTGAGGGGTGTCGGGCGTGCCCTCGTAGAGCACCTGGGTCGCTCCGTTGATCATCGGTCCGTAGACGATGTAGGTGTGCCCGGTGATCCAGCCGACGTCGGCCGAGCACCAGTAGACGTCCGTCTCGGGCTTGAGGTCGAACACGATGCGGTGGGTGTGGGCGGCGCCCGTGAGGTAGCCGCCGGTCGAGTGCCACAGGCCCTTGGGCGCGCCCGTCGTGCCCGAGGTGTAGAGGATGAACAGCGGGTGCTCGGCATCGACCCACTCGGGCTCGTGCGCCGCGGGCTGCGGGTCGACGACGTCGTGCCACCAGACGTCGCGCTCGTCGGTCCACTCGGTTGGCTGGCCCGTGCGCTGGACCACGAGGACATGCTCCACGGACGATGCGAAACCCGGGTGGGCGATCGACGGGGTCAGGGCCTCGTCGACCAGGGGCTTCAGGGCCAGGTGGGAGCCGCGCCGGTTGCCGCCGTCGGCGGTGATGACCAGCTTGGCCTCCGCATCGTCGATGCGCTGGCGCAGGCTCGCGGCGCTGAAGCCGCCGAAGACGACGGAGTGGATCGCGCCGATGCGCGCGCAGGCCAGCATCGCGACCACGGCCTCGGGGATCTGGGGGAGGTAGATCGCAACCCGGTCGCCCTTGCCGACGCCGAGGCTCAGCAGCCCGTTGGCCGCCTTCTGCACGCGCTCGTGCATGTCGGAGTACGTGAGGGTCTGAGTGTCCCCCGGCTCGCCGACGAAGTGGAAGGCGACGCGAGAGCCGCGGCCCTCGCGCACATGCCGGTCTACCGCGTTGTCGCACGCGTTGAGGACGCCGTCGTGGAACCAGCGGGCGACGGGCGCATCGGACCAGTCGAGGATCTCGGTGAACGGCTCCTTCCACGCGAGCCGGCGCGCGGCCTCCTTCCAGTACTCGAGCCGATCGACGTCGGCCTTCTTGTACTCGTAGGCGGTCGCGTTGCTGTGTGCGGCGAACGAGGCGAGCGGCGCGAAGCTGCGCCGCTCGGTGTGGAGGTTCTCGAGCGTCACGTGGTGGCGCGGGTCGTGGGGCCGTTCGGGCGACTGCGGTGCGCGATCGGCGGCGCCGGTGGTGCCGGCGTTCGAGCTCGGGGACTCGGGGAGGACGGACAGTGGGGACTCATGGACGTCGTTGGCCATGCCCGTCAGGCTAAGTGATGCGTCAAGGCTTCGCCAGGGTTTGTTAAGGGGCCTGGTAGATCAGGTCAAGGGGCGTGTCGCTGGGTCCGCGTCAGGCCTCGTCGGGCTCGACCGCGCGCTTGGCCGCGCGATACATCCACGCGCCCACGCACACGCCCGCCGCGATGAGGACCAGGGTGAGGAGCACGGACTTCTGCGCCGCATCGTCCCTGAGCTCGACGGGCTTGTGGAAGCGGAGCATCCCCCACCCGTTGTCGACGGCCGCGCGGCGCAGCGCGCGGTCGGGGTTGACCGCGAAGCCGTGACCGACCGCCGAGAGCATCGGCACGTCCGTGATCGAGTCGGAGTACGCGTAGCTTCCGGGCAGGTGGTAGCCGCGCC
It encodes:
- the acs gene encoding acetate--CoA ligase — its product is MANDVHESPLSVLPESPSSNAGTTGAADRAPQSPERPHDPRHHVTLENLHTERRSFAPLASFAAHSNATAYEYKKADVDRLEYWKEAARRLAWKEPFTEILDWSDAPVARWFHDGVLNACDNAVDRHVREGRGSRVAFHFVGEPGDTQTLTYSDMHERVQKAANGLLSLGVGKGDRVAIYLPQIPEAVVAMLACARIGAIHSVVFGGFSAASLRQRIDDAEAKLVITADGGNRRGSHLALKPLVDEALTPSIAHPGFASSVEHVLVVQRTGQPTEWTDERDVWWHDVVDPQPAAHEPEWVDAEHPLFILYTSGTTGAPKGLWHSTGGYLTGAAHTHRIVFDLKPETDVYWCSADVGWITGHTYIVYGPMINGATQVLYEGTPDTPHQGRWWEIIQEYGVTIFYTAPTAIRTFMKWGESIPDGFDLSSLRLLGSVGEPINPEAWMWYRRVIGGERCPIVDTWWQTETGSIMISPLPGVTSTKPGSAMTAMPGIAADVVDDEGRSVRGGEGGYLVIREPWPSMLRGIWGDRARFARTYWNRFDGMYFAGDGAKRDIDGDLWLLGRVDDVMNVSGHRLTTTEIEHALVAHPWVAEAAVVGATDQITGQAVVAFVIVRGDAEGVPDDGSAVADALRTHVRKEIGPLAKPRDILVVSEVPKTRSGKIMRRLLRDVAENRPVGDVTTLADSSVMDAIKDGLASGKAD
- a CDS encoding YkvA family protein, which produces MWWRFAQAVRRGEHRLSITTWLTAVTAVLYTLLPIDLIPELFLGPFGFIDDLGLWGVFLMLATREKNEWELRWKGEARVVDAEGPFVDAEVV
- a CDS encoding carboxylesterase/lipase family protein — protein: MTDLVVHTRDGALRGVEIADGVLAWNGIPYAAPPTGHLRWRLPQRPIAWAGVRDASTYGAPAPQPPAPSAPGAEVEGLVSRERLPEPREDCLVLNVTAPADAVDLPVIVWIHGGGYQGGTGTEGPGDGSRFAAAHRAVVVSVNYRLGALGFLALADEGPTGAYGLHDQVAALAWVRDNIAGFGGDPDRITVAGHSAGAKSVATLLASPLTSGMIAGAISLSGDAGFVATPAQDARLRTRFLGVLGLPDDATAARLRTVPVEDLLAAQAALARGPRTSWIWRPSVDGVALDRTPLDAIAAGAAAGVPLLAQHTLLECLLYDMIAPGSSESADRVLADAFGTERAARLLDSYATARPELASDPHRLRLEVFSDERYVIPSSRLADAQSRHAVVHRSRYDGPIPGFPAPNAPKGPLPATHGSDIMPAWFGTGPAGRELFDAVGAFVAIGRPVAEGLPEWLPYDASERSTMVLSADGGAMRPDPHGEQRAAWDGLEWAPGTWWEVEGL
- a CDS encoding GNAT family N-acetyltransferase, which translates into the protein MLSMHIVPEDPATPDIVALLEEHLDDMRDTSPPESVHALDVSRLQRADIAFLAARDDAGALLGVGALAELDPGHGELKSMRTASPARGRGVAGAILAELLRLAQARGYARVSLETGTHEYFSAAHRLYERAGFAPTGPFSDYTEDPHSRYFTIRVETDGAENALEG